The genomic window CAAAAACCTAAAACATTTTCTAGATCAGGCGAAGTACAAGTACGATGTAGGCATGAATGAGTATGTTTTTAAGCCTTCGCACAGTGTGATGGAATATTTCGATCCCAGATTGGCGGTTAGCGGAATTAAATTGCAGCTTTTGGGCAATATGCGGAAACATGTTTACCGGTTATTCAAGAATGAGCGTTTGAGGAAACTTTTAGAATTCCCCGTTTTGTTTTTAGGAGCCACGCCACAAAACACGCCTGCTCTATACAGTTTAATGAACTATGCCGATCTCGTTTTAGGCACCTGGTACCCAATGGGTGGCATGCATAAAATTGTGACTGCTATGCAACAAATAGCCGAAAGTGAGGGTGTAAATTTTATTTTCAATACCGAGGTAACCAAAATTGAAGTAAAAAACAACCTGGCAGAATACGTAATTACCGACAAGGGCAACTTTAAAAGTGATTTTGTGGTAGGCAATGCCGATTATCAACATATTGATCAGCACCTTTTTGATGAACCTTACCGTAATTACAGCGAAAAATATTGGAATGAAAGAACCATGGCCCCCTCCTGCCTTTTGTTTTATATCGGATTAAATAAAAAACTAGACAATATATTACACCACAACTTATTCTTTGACGAGGATTTCGATCAACATGCCGAAGAAATCTACACCAATCCACAATGGCCGTCAAAACCGCTGTTTTATGCATGCTGTCCTTCGATTACTGATCCAGCCGTAGCACCAGAGGGTTGCGAGAATCTTTTCTTTTTAATTCCGGTAGCACCTGATTTAGCAGATAGCGAAAGTAAAAGGGAGGAATACTTTAATTTATTGATGGAACGCTTTAAAGATTTAACCGGAAACGATATTAGCGGTAACATTTTGTTTAAACGCAGTTATGCCATGAATGATTTTGTGGAAGATTACCATGCCTTTAAAGGAAATGCGTATGGATTAGCAAACACTTTGAAACAGACGGCTTTTTTAAAACCTAAGATGAAAAGTAAGGTAACAAATTTTTTATACACCGGACAATTAACCGTTCCGGGGCCTGGTGTACCACCTGCAATCATCTCTGGGCAAGTGGTAGCAAAAGAAATAAAAAAAAAGTTAAAAAAAGCTTGACAAATTTAAAATTTCCCTTATCTTTATAACCACAAAACAAAAATACTGCAATAAAGCTTCAAAACACATAATCGTTCGGAGTTTGCATTTGTTTCGAAATAAGAGAGAAGGCGAATTGTTGAAAGAAAAAATAAGAATCAACTAACCAAATATATGATAAGCAAAAAGGCCTGAATTTTCAGGCCTTTTGCTTTTTACCACATTTCTGAAATGTCCTTTTTTGAGTCCAATCGTCACCCTGAGTTTCAATTTATCGTATAACAGAAAGATTTAAAAGTATAAAACATTTTCTAGACCGTCATTTCGAGCCGAGTGCAACGCAGTCGAGAACCCGAAGGCTCTGCGAAGCAAAATCTATCAGGACGGATCTTTCTCTCGAAAGTTAGGGACTGTGCTTCATCCGATAGCTATCGGATCAAGATGATGTTTCTCTTGTTGGAGTGAAAACAAAAAAGGCCCAGATAAATCTGAGCCTCTAGTTTTTCGATGGATGTACCTTAAGCCACTTCTGAAGTGGCAATTTCTTTAGAATAAGTTTTTAAATATTTTTTAAGAATACCTCTTGCTACGTGGATACGCGTCTTTACTGTTCCTATCGGAATAGCTAACATATCCGCAATTTCGTGGTACTTATATCCTTCAAAATAACGGATAAAAGGCACATAATACTCTTCAGGTAATTGTGAAAGGGCTTTATCTATATCGCCTAACACAAATTTACTCTCCGCCTGATTTTTAGTTGCACTATATGAAAGATTTGCAGAAGATATATCTTCGCTCTGCGTAATTAAAGTATTTGTTTTCACCAGTCGGCGATAGTTGTTAATGAAAGTATTTTTCATGATGGTAAACAACCAACCTTTTAAATTCGTACCTTCTTTAAACTTATTGTAATAAGTGATTGCTTTCAGCATGGTATCCTGAACCAAATCATTTGCGTCTTCTGCGTCTTTAGTGAAATTTAAAGCATAAGATCTAAGCGATACCGAGTGATGATTAACCAGATGATTGAATTCAAATTTTGTCATGATATTTAGCTTTAGGTAGATAAAAAAACAAATGAATTATTATTTGTTCGCTTAAACCTAAACAAACTTAGTACCAAAATTTTCTGGCATGGTGTTAAAAGCGTGCAACTACATAATGGCAAGCTTTCGTCACAGAATATTTACTTCTCTTTCTAAAGTGACTCCAAAAGTAGACTTTACACTGTCTATAATCTGTTCAGAAAAATGATACACTTCTGTGCCAGTCGCATGTCCATGGTTAACTAAAACCAAAGCCTGGTTCTTCCAGGTACCTGTTTGGCCAACCACTTTACCCTTCCAGCCACATTGCTCAATTAACCAGCCAGCCGCCAATTTAATTTTATCATCAGCTGTAGGATAATGTACCACATCGGGGTGTTTCGCCACAATATCAGCAAATTCATATTTTTCGATCACCGGATTTTTAAAGAAACTACCTGCGTTGCCAATAGTAGACGGATCGGGCAGTTTACTTACGCGGATATGCGATACAGCGGCAGAAACATCAGCAATATCCGGCTTTTCGATACCCCTGTTCAGCAGCTCGGTTTCAATTGCACCATAGGAAGTATTAATTTTCGCTTCCGCCGATAAACGGAAAGTAACGGATGTAATAATATACTGGCCCTTCAATTCACCTTTGAAAATACTTTCGCGGTAACCGAAATGGCAATCATCATAAGTAAAAGTTTTAATTTTCCCGGTTCTGATCTCAAAAGCGCTGCAGCTTTCGAAAACATCTTTAAGCTCTACTCCATAAGCACCAATATTCTGAATTGGCGATGCACCCACAGTACCAGGAATCAGGCTTAAATTTTCTACACCAGCAAAATGATGTCCAACACAGTAGTTTACAAAATCGTTCCATACTTCACCAGCCCCGGCTGTTACCAACACTCTATCATCAATCATTTCGGATTGAATGCCTTTGATACTGATTTTAACAACCAATCCCTTATAATCCTGAGTAAATAACACATTACTTCCCCCACCAATAACCAAGAGCTTTTGAGATTTTACGATCTCGTTTTTAAACAACCTGGTCAAATCTGCTTCAGAAAATATCTCGACAAAATAACTTGCCTTAACATCGATACCAAACGAATTATATGGTTTTAACGAAACATTTTCCTGGATTTGTAGCATCTTGATTTTGTGTTATGCTGCAAAAGTAAAATAAAAAGACTTTATATTAATAATTGATTAGCTGTACACCCTACTATTCAAAGATTTCTGCTAATTTATTTTTTAAGTTAACATGAAAATCATTCCCCTCACCGTCATAGCGACCAGCAATTTTGCCTTCTTTATCTATTAAAATGAATGTTGGATAAGCCGGAACACTGTATTGCACCACCAAATTATCACCTTTGGCACTTTTGCTTGCATCCATTAACAAAATATGTTTCCATAAACCAGTCCGGTCATCCACAATTGCTTTTTGCCAAAGTTTACGATCATCGTCAGTGGCAATACTTACAATTTCCAGTCCTTTACTTTCATATTTTTTGTACATTTTAATCATATCGGGACTCAGTGCTCTGCAATGCACACACCAGGTTCCCCAAAAATCTAACAATACATATTTTTTAGACTTAAATTCGGCAAGGCTGATCGTTTTTCCATTGGCCAGCTTCGCAGAAAAACCGGGAGCTGGTTGCCCTATTTTACTTGTTTCTTCATGATCTAGTTCTTTATAAATGAACCTTCCCCATGCGCTATTTAACACTGGCCCTGAAAAACTCCGATAATAAAACTGAACAGAATCTTTAGGTAAAGATCTGCTTAAAGAACTTAACAAATATGGGCTTAAGTAAGAATTTGGATTGTTTCTGATAAAAGCTAAACTATTTTTTTCTACTACTTTAAATAGCCTTGATCTTTCTGCATAGTTTAAACCAAGATTTGCTTTCAGCGAATCAGAGCTCCCCTTTTTCTTAATATCTTTATTTAAAACATCTATTTTGTCCCATATTTCATCTGCCTCGTCTTTAAGCCTAACCCTATCCCAATCCGATTGGGTTTGCGACCCTAAAAGCTTCGCTTTAAAAAACTGGCCAACAAATGCGCTTATTTGCAAATTTTTGGGTTCCAAAAACACCCGCACAGCGTTTGGCCCTTCTAGTAAATTGGTTTCCCCATATTTCAAGCTAGCTAAGCTAGGTTCACTTAAATATCCACTAAACTTAAAGGAACCGTCCTTTACAAATGCAGAATCTTTATTCCCACGATATTCGAGTATAATTTTTTCTCCATCTTTTAAATCGGTTTTGCCTGATAAATTAAATTTTGAAGCATCATTTTGAGCAAAGCTTTTTAGACTTAGCATTGCAAAAATTACAGCGAAACGTATTTTCATGAGAGAGGCGATTGAAATTAGCTCGATACATCATTAAAGTTAATATTTATTCTACAACCTTCGTAATCCCCTTATCGAATTTGAAACTCAACTCTTCAGACTTTCCATCTTCTGATCTGACTCCCGAAAGTTTCCAGCCGATAAAAGCCGGTTTGGTTTTGGCAACGTCCAATAAACGGTATCTTTCTTTGGTGAGTTTTGCACTGACTAAACCTACGCTATCGGACTCTGCCTGGCTCAAATGCTCAATCTGGCTCTCTAAGTCCGCCAAGGTAACATCTAATTCATTTCCTTTTTTTAAGCTATCGGCATAAGCCCGAGGAGAAATATTATAAAGACTATCTAATCTTGAACCATCAAAATTCAAATCCTGATTACTGTTTGCATATTTGATTTTACAAGTGCAATTGCACGCTCTTGATCAGTCTTTTTGCCGCAGGAAATAATAACAACGAGTGATAAAATTGCAAAGGCATGGTAAATTTTTCTCATGGCATAGGTTTAATAAAAAAGAACAAGCATCCTGCCAAGAATGAGTAAAGCATAAAACAGAATCAGCAGACCCTATTTTTTTAATGGTTCATCAATTTTCTTTTTAATTGCCTTCCCTTCATTTGTTTGTTGTAACCGCTTCGAAAGGGCGCCGTATAATTCTACAGGCGAACCGAAATCAAACTCTTTAAAAAAACCTGGTATATTGAGATACCGCACAAAGTTACCCAACTCCATTAGGGCCACCGGTGAATCGGCATTTTGCTTAATAAAATTTAAAAACTTTCGTTCTTTTAATGCATTTGTGGCATCATTGGTTTGCTGAAGATAAATTCCGCCACTAATTATTTTTGCAGTTGCCAAATTATATGGGTTTTCAATATCCAATTTAACATCTTCGAGAAAATTTTTTTTAAGATTAGCACTACCTCCCACAAACCAGACCTTCTGTTTTATCCTGGCTTTTACTTCAGCCAAGGTAATATCTCCACGCTCATCAACAAAAATAAAACCCTCTCGCAAAAGCTTACCTTCCAGGTCGGATGTGGCCGATAGTTGAAAATGATTACCTTCAATTGGCCTCACCAAAAACAAATCTGTTTTTCCTGCAACAGGCGCATCACTTACCAGATAAGCAAATTTTGCATTTTTAGGATTTTGAACTACTCCCTCTACTGTGAATTTAATTGTTTGTGCATGCAGCGAGCCTACGAAAAATAGCGCCAGGCAAAAAATAAGTTTTTTCATTAGCTTTATATTTATAATCTTAAATATAAAACTAATTAGTTAGTTAAAAAAATATTTTAGTCGTTTTTTATCAAACTTCTTCTCACAAATAACAATCCAAAAGCCTTTCCTTTTTCTTTGCCCCTATTCTTATGATGAACCTTATGCGCTTTCCGCACGGCTTGCAAATAAGTGTTGTTGCTTTTAAAAGTTTTAAACCGCCTGTGCACAAACCAATCGTGTACCACAAAGTAAATCAGACCATATAAAGTAATCCCTAAACCAATAAAAAACCGGTAATTTAAACTACCTCGATCTGCATACATTAACAGCAAGGATACTGCAGCAAATAGCACAGCAAACAGATCGTTCCATTCGAAGAATGATTTTGCTTTTTGGTGATGGCTTTTATGCATAAACCATAGTGGCCCATGGAATAAATACTTATGTATAAACCAAGACAAACATTCCATTGCTATAATGGTAAACAATACAATAAAGATGTTGATTAATACTGACAAGTTTTCTAAAGGATTGGTTTGTAAAGATATATAAACAGCGTGAGAACCAAAATCGTGTCATAAAATTGTAAGCTTAACGCAATTTCAACAAACCTTCCATGACAAATCATTTTTTAGCACTATTTTTGACTAAAATATTAAAAAAGTCAGAAAGTAGAAAAGTAAAATGATTGTAGCCGATAAAAAGAGAGAGCAAATTATTGATGGTGCTATAAAACGCTTTATCCATTTTGGTATTGGTAAAACCACAATGAACGATATAGCAGAAGATCTTTCCGTTTCCAAACCATCGCTTTATTATTATTTCCCGGATAAAAAGCATTTAATTATAGGAGTAATAGAAAGGGTATTTAACGACTTCTTTGAGTTGATCAAAAAGAAATACAATCCAGATCAGCCTTTGGAAGACATCCTTTTTAGCACCATAGAGGTGAGGAACACTTTCTTCCAAAAATATTACATGTTGAGGATTACGGAAGGCATTCCTGATTTATTGAACGACGATGTGATTAAAGGAAAGTTACAAACGCTTAAAAGTTCGGAAAAAGATTTCTTCGCAGAAATTTTTAGCCAGGCAAAAGGAAAGGGAGAAATTGAGCACGATGATACTGCGCATGTTGCAGAACTTTATCTGGAAAGTTTGATGGGCCTTTGCACCATGTGTATTATGGAAACTGGAAAAGACCTTTTCCCCGATAAAAAAGCATTGAATAAAATGACGCTGAAGCAAAAAAACCTCACCACCATATTTGTGAGAGGTTTACGATGTTCAGACTAAAATATGGTGGCCGTAACAAAATGATAAACCAATTGTAAACGGGCCACAAATTTTAAATAGATAAGAACCCAAAAACAAAAAACAATACACTATGCTTAGAGTAAAAATGGTAAGGTTAATGCTCATACTGCTAATCGGCTCGGTTTTACCGCAGCTGGTACTTGCACAGCAGCAAGTTACCTTAAAAGATGCGCTAACCTATGCGCTCCAAAACAACACCAAGATTCGAAACTCGAAATTGGATATTGAAGGCGGAAGATACAAGGTGGAGGAAGTTAGGGCACAGGCCTTGCCTCAAATAACCGGAAATGTTGGTTTAACTTATAACCCTATTATCGGCCAACTGGTTGCTAATTTCGGAGGACAGACACAGGCGATCAAATTAGGTCAGAACTGGAATTCGACTGCAGGTGTTCAGCTTTCGCAACAATTATTCAACCAACAGGTTTTTACTGGCTTACAGGCTGCGAGATCGAGTGAGGAATATTACAACCTTACTTCAAAATTAACTGAAGAGCAGATTATCGAGCTGGTGGCCAACAATTACTACCAGGTTTTGGTAAACAGACAACAGTTAAACGTAATTGATACTAATATTAAGAATGTTAAAATTGTAGAAAAAATTGTTTCAAACCAGTTTAAAAATGGTTTAGCCAGAAAAATCGATGTTGACAGGATCAATGTAAACCTAACGAATCTGAATACACAACGTGAACAGGTGATTAATGCCATTACCCAATTGGAGAATCAGTTAAAATTCTCGATGGGCATGCCGGTTTCTACGCCGATCAGCTTACCATTTACCGAATTAACAGAGGTAACTACTTTACCTGTATTTACAGACTCTATCGATCTGGCAAACAGAACAGAGGTTAAACTTTTGGATAATCAGGATAAACTTTTATCACTGCAAAGAAAGGCATATGTGGCCGAATATTATCCATCATTGGCTTTAACGGGTAATTATACCTACTCGAGCCAAAGTGATGGTTTCGATTTCCTAAAGTCTAATGCTGCTGCAATCGGATATGGCGCATCGGCCATTGGTTTAACTTTAAGAGTGCCAATTTTCAACGGTTTTTTAACACGTTCAAAAATCCGCCAGGCAGATGTTGATATTAAGAAGGCAAGAGAGAGCAGAAAAGAATCTGTAAACTCGTTAAACCTGGCTTATGAAAATGCAAAAATCCAATTGCGCAACAACATCAACACCATTAAATCGCAACGTAAAAATGCTGATTTGGCGCAAGAAATCTACAAAAGCACACAAAACAATTATAACAATGGCTTAGCTTCTTTAACCGATCTTCTGGATACAGAAAATGCACTTACGGAGGCACAGAACAGTTATACACAGGCTTTATTGAATTACAAAATAGCCGAAATACAATTAATCAAATCAAACGGGAATATTAAATCGCTAGTACAATAGAAATGAAAAGAGTAATTACCATAATTATCGTAGTTGTTGTTGCCCTTGGTGCAATAGCTTATGTTTTAAGCAACAATAAAAAGAAGAACGAAGAAAAAACTGCTTTCATTGCTAAAGGTGGTGGCGCTGTTGCCGTTCGGGTTGCTCAGGTAGAGAGAAAAGCTGTGAATTTAGATTTCAGTGCAAACGGAAACTTTATCCCTAAACAAGAACTTAACTTCTTATCAGAAAATGCAGGTCGTGTTACGGCTATTTATGTTGATGAAGGTGACCGCGTAAGCAAAGGTCAGGTTTTGGCACGCGTTGATGCAGAAATTATTAATACAGACAGAGAAACTGCTGAAGCAGCTTACCAGAATGCAGTAAGAGATGAGGCCAGATACCAAAGCTCATTCTCAACTGGTGGTGTTACGCAACAACAGTTAGATCAGGCTAAATTGGCTACAAAAAATGCAAAACTTCGCTTACAGGCTTCACAAAGAAGATTAAGTGATGCAAACATCAAATCGCCTATCAATGGTATCGTAAACAAAAGATACATCGAAGTTGGTGCTTTTGTAAATACGCAGGGCACCCAGTTATTCGAATTGGTTGATGTTTCTAAATTGAAACTGAAAGTAAACGTTAACGAATCGCAGGTTGCCAATCTTAAAATCGGCGATCAGATTGAGATCAAATCTTCGGTTTTCCCAACTGATAATTTCTCCGGAAAAGTAACTTTCATCGCTGCTAAAGCTGATGCAACATTAAATTTCCCGATTGAAATTGAAGTAGAGAATAGTCACAAAAACACTTTAAAAGCCGGTATGTACGGAACTGCAATATTCAAGTTCCCTAAACAGGCGCCAAGCATTCTTATTCCACGTACTTCCTTTGTAGGTAGTGTAAGTAGCAATCAGGTTTTTGTATTGGATAAATCTAACAACACTTCTAAAATCCGTAATGTAGTAGCCGGTCGTATTTTAGGAGATAATGTTGAAATTCTTGATGGCTTAAAAGAAGGTGAAACTGTAATCACCAGCGGACAGATAAACTTAACTGAAGGTACTCAGGTGAGTATTGTAAAATAAGTTTGAGGGATTTTTCGGCTTTTAAAACGCGGTACGCCAATCGCAAAACGCAATACTAATTAAAATGAAGATAACAGACATATCTATAAAAAGGCCTTCGCTGGTTATTGTGGTGTTTACCGCACTGACTTTGCTTGGGCTACTAAGTTACTTTTCGTTGGGTTATGAATTACTTCCAAAATTCTCTAACAACGTAGTATCTATTTCGACCATCTATCCTGGTGCTTCACCAAATGAGGTTGAAAATACCGTAACCAAAAAGATTGAGGATGCGGTATCATCGATGGAAAACATCAAGAAAATCAACTCTGTATCGTTTGAGAGTTTATCTACAGTTACCATCACCTTAACTGATGCGGCAAACATCGATATTTCCTTAAATGATGCACAAAGAAAGGTAAACGCTATTCTTTCTGATCTGCCTGAGGATGTAAAAACGCCGTCATTAAGTAAATTCTCTTTAGATGATTTACCGGTAATTACCATGTCGGCATCAGCCAATATGGATGATATTACCTTTTACGATTTAATTGATAAACGTATTGCCCCGGTAATTTCGAGGGTAAGCGGTATTGCACAGGTTAACTTAGTTGGTGGTTCGGAACGCGAAATTCAGGTTTCGTTAAATGCTGATAAGTTACAAGGCTACAACCTTTCAGTTCCACAGGTGCAGCAATTAATTTTAAGTTCCAACTTAGATTTCCCTACAGGAAGTGTTAAAACCCAAAACCAGGATGTATTGATCCGTTTATCGGGTAAATACAGAAGTATGGAAGAGTTGAGAAACCTGGTTTTAACAACGACTAAAGATGGGGCACAGATCCGTTTAGGTGACGTTGCCGACGTCCAGGATTCGCAAAAAGAAACTGAAAAACTGGCACGTATCGATCGTAAAGCATCTATCGCCATTCAGATCATTAAACAAAGCGATGCAAATGCGGTAGAAGTGAGTAAAGGTGTACATGCCATTATTGCTAAACTTAAAGGTGAATACAAGGCCAATAACCTCGACATCAGAATTGTAAACGATAGTTCAATCTTTACCTTAGAATCAGCTGATGCGGTAATCCACGATTTAATCCTGGCGGTTATCCTGGTGGCTTTCGTAATGCTTTTCTTCTTGCACAGTTTACGTAACGCGTTAATTGTAATGGTATCTATTCCGGTTTCATTAATTGCTACCTTTATCGGGATTAGCTTGTTCGGCTTTACCCTAAACTTAATGTCATTATTGGGACTATCACTCGTGGTAGGTATCCTGGTGGATGATGCGATTGTAGTACTGGAAAATATCCAGCGGCACATGGAGATGGGCAAGAACAAAGTAAGAGCAGCGTCTGACGCAACAAGAGAGATTGGTTTTACCGTAGTATCGATTACTTTCGTAATTGTGGTAGTGTTCTTCCCGATTGCGGTAAGTACGGGTTTGGTATCGAACATCTTACGTCAGTTCTGTATTGTGGTAATTATTGCAACGTTACTTTCGTTAGTAGCTTCATTTACCATTGTACCTCTTATCTTCTCTCGTTTTGGTAAGTTAGAACGAATTGAAGGTAAAAACCTATTTGGCCGTTTCATTCTTTGGTTCGAAAAACAATTAAAGAAATTTACCCTTTGGATTACCAGCATTTTAACATGGTCGTTAAACCACAAAGCTTTAACATTAGTTATGGTTGTGGTGATGTTCTTAAGTTCGTGCGGTTTACTGGTAGGTGGTTTTATCGGATCGGAATTTTTCCCTAAATCAGATAAAGGTGAGTTCCTGGTACAGTTAGAGTTACCAAAAGACGCTTCTCTAGAGCAAACCAACTTTTTAACACAAAAAGCTGAGGCTTTCTTAGATAAACAACCAGAAATTACACAGTTAATTACTACGGTTGGGCAATCAACCGGTGATTTCGGTGGTACACAGGCTACAGCCTACAAATCTGAGATAAATGTTAAGCTGGTTGAACGCGATGAGCGTAAAGGGGTTTCTTCAGACATTTTCGCAACCAAAATGAGCCGTGCATTGGCTAAAGAATTAATTGGAGCAAAAGTTAAAACCGTTCCGATCAGTATTTTGGGTATTGCAGAAAACGCACCAATCCAATTGGTGGTAATGGGTTCTGATTTAGATAGTGCTTTGAAGTATGCTGAGGGCGCACAAAAAGTGCTTGCCGCTATTCCCGGGGCTACAGAGATTAAATTATCGGTAGAAAAGGGAACACCTGAGATTAACGTTCAGGTAGATCGCGATAAGATGTCGGCTGTTGGCTTAACTTTACAAACTGTAGGTTCTACCATGCAAACAGCATTTGCGGGTAACACCGATGGTAAATACCGTAAAGGTGAGTACGAGTACGATATCAATATCCAGTATCAAAACTTCAACCGCCAGAATATTGATGACGTACGTAACCTGATTTTTGTAAACAGCGATGGTAAACAGATTAAGTTATCACAGTTTGCAACCATTACAGAAGGTTCAGGTCCGAGTCAGTTAGAGCGTTTAAATAAATCTACTTCCGTATCAGTTAAGGC from Flavobacterium sp. W4I14 includes these protein-coding regions:
- a CDS encoding outer membrane protein (product_source=KO:K12340; cath_funfam=1.20.1600.10; cog=COG1538; ko=KO:K12340; pfam=PF02321; superfamily=56954) — translated: MLRVKMVRLMLILLIGSVLPQLVLAQQQVTLKDALTYALQNNTKIRNSKLDIEGGRYKVEEVRAQALPQITGNVGLTYNPIIGQLVANFGGQTQAIKLGQNWNSTAGVQLSQQLFNQQVFTGLQAARSSEEYYNLTSKLTEEQIIELVANNYYQVLVNRQQLNVIDTNIKNVKIVEKIVSNQFKNGLARKIDVDRINVNLTNLNTQREQVINAITQLENQLKFSMGMPVSTPISLPFTELTEVTTLPVFTDSIDLANRTEVKLLDNQDKLLSLQRKAYVAEYYPSLALTGNYTYSSQSDGFDFLKSNAAAIGYGASAIGLTLRVPIFNGFLTRSKIRQADVDIKKARESRKESVNSLNLAYENAKIQLRNNINTIKSQRKNADLAQEIYKSTQNNYNNGLASLTDLLDTENALTEAQNSYTQALLNYKIAEIQLIKSNGNIKSLVQ
- a CDS encoding membrane fusion protein (multidrug efflux system) (product_source=KO:K03585; cath_funfam=2.40.50.100; cog=COG0845; ko=KO:K03585; pfam=PF16576; superfamily=111369; tigrfam=TIGR01730; transmembrane_helix_parts=Outside_1_3,TMhelix_4_23,Inside_24_355), with amino-acid sequence MKRVITIIIVVVVALGAIAYVLSNNKKKNEEKTAFIAKGGGAVAVRVAQVERKAVNLDFSANGNFIPKQELNFLSENAGRVTAIYVDEGDRVSKGQVLARVDAEIINTDRETAEAAYQNAVRDEARYQSSFSTGGVTQQQLDQAKLATKNAKLRLQASQRRLSDANIKSPINGIVNKRYIEVGAFVNTQGTQLFELVDVSKLKLKVNVNESQVANLKIGDQIEIKSSVFPTDNFSGKVTFIAAKADATLNFPIEIEVENSHKNTLKAGMYGTAIFKFPKQAPSILIPRTSFVGSVSSNQVFVLDKSNNTSKIRNVVAGRILGDNVEILDGLKEGETVITSGQINLTEGTQVSIVK
- a CDS encoding HAE1 family hydrophobic/amphiphilic exporter-1 (product_source=KO:K03296; cath_funfam=1.20.1640.10,3.30.2090.10,3.30.70.1430; cog=COG0841; ko=KO:K03296; pfam=PF00873; superfamily=82693,82714,82866; tigrfam=TIGR00915; transmembrane_helix_parts=Inside_1_11,TMhelix_12_34,Outside_35_332,TMhelix_333_355,Inside_356_361,TMhelix_362_384,Outside_385_387,TMhelix_388_410,Inside_411_430,TMhelix_431_453,Outside_454_462,TMhelix_463_485,Inside_486_530,TMhelix_531_553,Outside_554_866,TMhelix_867_889,Inside_890_893,TMhelix_894_916,Outside_917_920,TMhelix_921_943,Inside_944_971,TMhelix_972_994,Outside_995_1003,TMhelix_1004_1026,Inside_1027_1064), with the translated sequence MKITDISIKRPSLVIVVFTALTLLGLLSYFSLGYELLPKFSNNVVSISTIYPGASPNEVENTVTKKIEDAVSSMENIKKINSVSFESLSTVTITLTDAANIDISLNDAQRKVNAILSDLPEDVKTPSLSKFSLDDLPVITMSASANMDDITFYDLIDKRIAPVISRVSGIAQVNLVGGSEREIQVSLNADKLQGYNLSVPQVQQLILSSNLDFPTGSVKTQNQDVLIRLSGKYRSMEELRNLVLTTTKDGAQIRLGDVADVQDSQKETEKLARIDRKASIAIQIIKQSDANAVEVSKGVHAIIAKLKGEYKANNLDIRIVNDSSIFTLESADAVIHDLILAVILVAFVMLFFLHSLRNALIVMVSIPVSLIATFIGISLFGFTLNLMSLLGLSLVVGILVDDAIVVLENIQRHMEMGKNKVRAASDATREIGFTVVSITFVIVVVFFPIAVSTGLVSNILRQFCIVVIIATLLSLVASFTIVPLIFSRFGKLERIEGKNLFGRFILWFEKQLKKFTLWITSILTWSLNHKALTLVMVVVMFLSSCGLLVGGFIGSEFFPKSDKGEFLVQLELPKDASLEQTNFLTQKAEAFLDKQPEITQLITTVGQSTGDFGGTQATAYKSEINVKLVERDERKGVSSDIFATKMSRALAKELIGAKVKTVPISILGIAENAPIQLVVMGSDLDSALKYAEGAQKVLAAIPGATEIKLSVEKGTPEINVQVDRDKMSAVGLTLQTVGSTMQTAFAGNTDGKYRKGEYEYDINIQYQNFNRQNIDDVRNLIFVNSDGKQIKLSQFATITEGSGPSQLERLNKSTSVSVKAQSIGRPTGTVVAEFQAKLEELQKNGKLKAPIGVSYSWAGDQENQSEGFGTLGIALLASIILVYLIMVALYDSFIYPLVVMFSLPLAVIGALLALALTNNSIGIFTILGLIMLMGLVAKNAIILVDFTNHLKAEGKETKEALVLANHARLRPILMTTIAMVFGMLPIALASGAGAEWKNGLAWVIVGGLTSSLFLTLIVVPVVYLIFDRMLERLGFNKKGKTIDELMVEPYKHKDVNEYDLDHGH